Proteins encoded by one window of Cyanobacterium stanieri LEGE 03274:
- a CDS encoding YbjN domain-containing protein — protein sequence MTNADLMGEESTMEDNLMMDSYQVNHKDEIETVIYSLEENDSAMVLKNDDGYLWKFQYGSVEVFVQLTGESDDDLLTVWSVVLPLPAKNESMLMRKLLEMNWSGTFETCFSIFNEQIVVSAQRTIADLYPSEISRIITLVATIADDNDDDLLAEYGNS from the coding sequence ATGACTAATGCAGACTTAATGGGAGAAGAATCTACAATGGAAGATAATTTAATGATGGATAGTTATCAGGTTAATCACAAGGATGAGATTGAAACGGTAATCTATAGTTTGGAAGAAAATGACAGCGCCATGGTGCTGAAAAATGATGATGGTTATTTGTGGAAATTTCAATATGGTAGCGTAGAAGTTTTTGTCCAATTGACGGGGGAAAGTGACGATGACTTGTTAACGGTGTGGTCCGTGGTTTTACCCTTACCTGCCAAAAATGAGTCAATGTTGATGAGGAAGTTATTAGAAATGAATTGGAGTGGTACGTTTGAAACTTGTTTTAGTATTTTTAATGAACAAATAGTGGTTTCTGCCCAGCGCACCATAGCCGATCTTTATCCCAGTGAAATTTCCCGTATCATTACTTTAGTGGCTACCATTGCCGATGATAATGACGATGATTTGTTAGCAGAGTATGGAAATAGTTGA
- a CDS encoding O-antigen ligase family protein, producing MLNKITNPLSYLKTAPNKFFFALFNLPFVYNLGIIFIIIFLFQQWIKEYHQIVTKIESKLLLLLSIFFIISSIFAENSLDSWLGLANFLPFFALFLATQSLIKTPKQLTISAFLLSVTSIFIVSIGLGQLFVNWHIAGLFRSIIGWRIILNGSPPERMSAIFIHANLLSLFLCTSLTFCTGLLIANQPRFKINISKNKSFYKIKQQLLNIVNNYRNIRYFLILTILFDLIGIYLTNSRVGWIITIFILISFSIYCHWYKILQLITLMGIIVGWASFGNLPGQSIMRQIVPSSIWLRLSDQMFPDRPLETLRITQWQFAMEMTGDRPLWGWGLRNFDYLYHQTYDIYIGHPHNLFLMLGAETGLIGLILTCIFVGLIIIKTIKSLTIIKHNKKDAIILFTYLISFGNYLLFNLPDSSIFDLRLNLIGWIILGSMAGVSNQINHGSYNLRSQDEFVQDDDD from the coding sequence ATGTTAAATAAAATAACCAATCCTCTTAGTTACTTAAAAACAGCCCCTAATAAATTTTTCTTTGCTCTTTTTAACTTACCCTTTGTTTATAACTTAGGAATAATATTTATCATTATTTTTTTATTTCAACAATGGATTAAAGAATATCATCAGATTGTTACAAAAATTGAAAGTAAACTATTATTATTGCTCAGTATTTTCTTTATTATTTCTAGTATTTTTGCCGAAAATTCCCTAGATTCTTGGTTAGGATTAGCTAATTTTTTACCCTTTTTCGCTCTTTTTTTAGCCACTCAAAGTTTAATTAAAACTCCTAAACAATTAACTATCTCAGCTTTTTTATTAAGTGTTACTTCAATTTTTATTGTTAGCATCGGACTAGGACAACTTTTTGTTAATTGGCATATAGCTGGGTTATTTCGTTCAATTATAGGATGGCGAATTATTCTTAATGGTTCTCCCCCTGAAAGAATGTCAGCAATTTTTATTCATGCTAATTTATTAAGTCTTTTTCTCTGTACCAGTTTAACTTTTTGTACGGGTTTATTAATAGCAAATCAACCTAGATTTAAAATAAATATATCTAAGAATAAGTCATTTTATAAAATTAAACAACAACTTTTAAATATAGTTAATAACTATCGAAATATTCGTTACTTTCTGATTTTAACTATACTTTTTGACCTAATAGGTATTTATTTAACTAATTCTCGTGTAGGTTGGATTATAACTATTTTTATTTTAATTAGTTTTTCTATCTATTGTCATTGGTACAAAATATTACAACTAATCACATTGATGGGAATAATCGTTGGTTGGGCATCCTTTGGAAATCTACCAGGACAATCGATAATGCGTCAAATTGTTCCTTCTTCTATTTGGTTAAGATTATCAGATCAAATGTTCCCCGATCGCCCCTTAGAAACCCTTAGAATCACCCAATGGCAATTTGCAATGGAGATGACGGGCGATCGCCCCTTATGGGGTTGGGGACTGAGAAACTTTGATTATTTATACCATCAAACCTATGATATATATATCGGACATCCCCATAATTTATTCTTGATGTTAGGGGCAGAAACAGGATTAATAGGATTAATATTAACCTGTATTTTTGTGGGCTTAATTATTATTAAAACCATCAAAAGTTTAACGATAATAAAACATAACAAAAAAGATGCCATTATCCTCTTTACCTATCTAATAAGTTTTGGAAATTATCTCCTTTTTAATTTACCAGATAGCAGTATTTTTGACCTAAGATTAAACCTCATCGGTTGGATAATTCTTGGTAGCATGGCAGGAGTTAGTAACCAAATTAACCACGGGAGTTATAATCTGCGATCGCAAGACGAATTTGTTCAAGACGACGACGATTAA
- a CDS encoding S8 family serine peptidase codes for MKRILIALTWGILPSLFCFPVRGLNQSLSEVGIEATKLHQAPYNLKGRKIAIGQVEIGRPMQFGLDKLPPFHRRLPLRGLFFRDTLVMPNQYVDSHAFMVASVMVSNEKGFSGVAPLANLYSGAIGFLQRNAQPEECLTSQHIALQNNGDVRAINLSFGESLLRDDRPLPLLDGNALFTQCLDWSARVHNVLYVVAGNQGKGGISIPTDHYNGITTAYSTTVNGVFRKVDFANLSVSTDDVDKSLIRNEINVGGRGAISLLAPGNNIRAYNTEGELQNIQGSSFAAPHITGAVALLQEGGDRTYAKNIDNWSLDYRRQEVMKAILLNSAEKIEDYGNGDFLGMSRTVLTQKNRTWLQTNAYRNPAIPLSMEMGTGHLNVYRAYQQLMAGQWKPQESVDIMGWNYDTLSVNNYHRYQLKKPLREGSFVSITLTWNRLVELTDNNNNQIYDIGERFIDQGLNNLDLYLVSKDNQIICSSVSQVDSVEHIFCPIPKTAEYHIKVRFQNQVNQPNQNYALAWHTVAQEN; via the coding sequence ATGAAGCGAATTTTAATTGCCTTGACATGGGGGATTCTACCCTCTTTATTTTGTTTTCCTGTGAGGGGATTAAATCAATCTTTATCAGAAGTCGGTATCGAAGCCACAAAACTCCACCAAGCCCCCTACAATTTAAAGGGAAGAAAAATCGCCATTGGGCAAGTGGAAATAGGCCGCCCCATGCAGTTTGGATTAGATAAATTACCACCGTTTCATCGTCGTCTTCCCTTAAGGGGTTTATTTTTTCGTGATACCCTAGTGATGCCCAATCAATACGTTGATAGTCACGCCTTTATGGTGGCATCGGTGATGGTAAGTAATGAAAAAGGCTTTTCTGGGGTTGCACCCCTAGCTAATCTCTACTCCGGAGCCATTGGTTTTTTACAAAGAAACGCCCAACCAGAAGAATGCTTAACCAGCCAACATATTGCCCTACAAAATAACGGTGATGTGAGGGCTATTAATCTTAGTTTTGGGGAATCTTTGTTAAGGGACGATCGCCCTTTACCCCTACTAGATGGTAACGCATTATTTACCCAATGTCTCGATTGGTCTGCGAGGGTTCATAATGTTTTATACGTAGTGGCAGGAAATCAAGGTAAAGGAGGAATTTCCATTCCCACAGACCATTATAACGGTATTACCACCGCCTATAGCACCACAGTAAATGGGGTTTTTCGTAAAGTAGATTTTGCCAATTTAAGCGTCTCCACCGACGATGTCGATAAATCATTAATTAGGAATGAAATTAATGTTGGCGGTAGGGGTGCCATTTCCCTACTAGCACCCGGGAATAATATTCGAGCCTATAACACCGAAGGAGAGTTACAAAATATTCAAGGAAGTAGTTTTGCCGCACCTCATATCACAGGGGCAGTAGCGCTTTTACAGGAAGGGGGCGATCGCACCTATGCCAAAAATATCGATAATTGGAGTTTAGATTATCGTCGTCAGGAAGTAATGAAAGCCATCCTATTAAACTCAGCCGAAAAAATAGAAGACTACGGCAACGGAGACTTTCTAGGGATGTCTCGTACGGTTTTAACCCAAAAAAATAGAACATGGTTACAAACTAATGCTTATCGTAATCCTGCCATTCCCCTGAGTATGGAAATGGGCACAGGGCATCTAAATGTATATCGAGCATATCAACAACTAATGGCAGGGCAATGGAAACCCCAAGAATCCGTAGATATAATGGGTTGGAATTATGACACCTTGTCAGTTAATAATTATCATCGTTATCAGTTAAAAAAACCCCTGCGCGAAGGTAGTTTTGTTTCCATCACCCTAACATGGAATCGTCTAGTAGAATTAACAGATAACAACAATAATCAAATTTATGACATTGGCGAAAGATTTATCGATCAAGGTTTAAATAATTTAGATTTATATTTAGTCTCTAAGGATAATCAAATTATTTGCTCATCGGTTAGTCAGGTTGATAGCGTAGAACATATTTTCTGCCCTATTCCTAAAACCGCAGAATATCATATCAAAGTCCGTTTTCAGAATCAAGTTAATCAGCCTAACCAAAATTATGCCCTTGCTTGGCACACCGTAGCCCAAGAAAATTAA
- a CDS encoding DDE-type integrase/transposase/recombinase, whose protein sequence is MRRISYYQWEQIREEIILLSIQWYIFYSLSYNELQEIMAQRGFAIDNTTINQLTQDYSVMAQKRWQKTQKRRNKGWRLVEIPFKINHRRKYLYRAIDAQGNTLDFMISVQQNKKNARLFFQKTISQDLENRDKNKLKQPSKTNPKNNFSSALISILLLILVGYIILDNVTIDVKQIPENIENNSNN, encoded by the coding sequence ATGAGGAGAATCAGTTATTATCAATGGGAACAAATTAGAGAAGAAATAATCCTTCTATCAATTCAATGGTATATCTTCTATTCATTAAGCTATAACGAATTACAAGAAATCATGGCACAAAGAGGATTCGCCATCGATAATACCACTATTAATCAACTAACCCAAGATTATTCAGTGATGGCACAAAAAAGGTGGCAAAAAACCCAGAAAAGACGCAATAAAGGATGGAGACTCGTAGAAATTCCCTTCAAAATTAACCATCGTCGTAAATATCTTTACCGTGCCATTGATGCCCAGGGTAACACTTTAGATTTTATGATTTCTGTCCAACAAAACAAAAAAAATGCTCGTCTTTTTTTCCAGAAAACTATCTCTCAAGATTTAGAAAATAGAGATAAAAATAAACTTAAACAACCTTCTAAAACTAACCCAAAAAATAATTTTTCTTCGGCTCTTATTTCTATATTATTATTAATTTTAGTGGGATATATTATTCTCGATAATGTGACCATCGATGTTAAACAAATACCAGAAAACATTGAAAATAATTCTAATAATTAA
- a CDS encoding two-component system response regulator yields the protein MTNPITIFIVEDEAIAAESLKLDLEKIGYKVVGLADNKKDALSGIYRHKPNLILMDIKIKSEDDGITLAEEITRKTSHPIPIIYLTAYTDQDTIKRAIQTSPYGFIAKPYKVEVLETSINIALNKYHQILDRELKLIEQQQKLDAISKYDSLTQLPNQLSLVENFNAILEVFYQQINANADNYEETIPSLIPIFYLDFSRFNLIRDELGIDVSNSLFKAVVRRLKANLGEDVIIAKLEHYEFCVITEPIRHRQSAIDLAETLLEKITPPLIYKKEKIYIDFNIGISFYPIQGDSINELLNNAKAVVKENNGLGLNQYEVYSPAFHTNNKNEVSLESKLHDALEKEEFEVFYQPKVDIKSNKIVGVEALLRWNNDTHNNVSPAIFIPIAEQIGLIDKIGEWVLNKTCEHFKILEKKYPKKLEVSVNFSPRQFNDKLLEQKIFKILADNYFNPHYLEIELTESLLVKNPSLAVKKLNKLKSAGLKIAIDDFGKGYSSLGYLQHFNFDTLKIDRDFIKNIDANYKNASIVRCLIQMAHQLNLKVVAEGVETPGELNFLANNDCDFFQGYLFSRPIAFDQLIDLINLRNS from the coding sequence CAAATCTCATCCTGATGGACATTAAAATTAAAAGTGAAGATGATGGCATCACCCTTGCCGAAGAAATAACCCGAAAAACTTCCCACCCTATTCCCATTATTTATCTTACTGCCTACACCGATCAAGATACCATTAAAAGAGCAATCCAAACTTCACCCTACGGATTTATTGCCAAACCATATAAAGTAGAAGTCTTAGAGACAAGTATTAACATCGCCCTTAATAAATATCATCAAATTCTCGATAGAGAATTAAAGTTAATAGAACAACAACAAAAATTAGACGCCATAAGTAAATATGATAGTCTTACCCAATTACCAAATCAACTATCATTAGTCGAAAATTTTAACGCCATTTTAGAAGTCTTTTATCAACAAATTAACGCCAATGCTGATAATTATGAAGAAACTATTCCTTCTTTAATTCCTATTTTTTACCTTGATTTTAGTCGTTTTAATTTAATCCGAGATGAATTAGGCATTGATGTTTCTAATTCTTTATTTAAAGCGGTGGTACGCAGATTAAAAGCTAATTTAGGGGAAGATGTTATCATCGCAAAACTAGAGCATTACGAATTTTGTGTAATTACTGAACCCATCAGACATCGTCAAAGTGCCATTGATTTAGCAGAAACTTTATTAGAAAAAATCACCCCTCCTCTTATTTATAAAAAAGAAAAAATTTACATAGATTTTAATATTGGTATAAGTTTTTATCCCATTCAAGGAGACTCAATTAACGAATTATTAAATAATGCAAAGGCTGTAGTAAAGGAAAATAATGGTTTAGGTTTAAATCAATATGAGGTTTATTCCCCTGCATTTCATACTAATAATAAAAATGAAGTATCTTTAGAAAGTAAATTACATGATGCTTTGGAAAAAGAAGAATTTGAGGTTTTTTATCAACCGAAGGTAGATATTAAAAGTAATAAAATCGTCGGGGTTGAAGCCCTTTTACGATGGAATAATGATACCCATAATAATGTTTCCCCTGCGATTTTTATTCCTATTGCTGAACAAATTGGCTTAATTGATAAAATTGGAGAATGGGTTTTAAATAAGACTTGTGAACATTTCAAAATTCTTGAGAAAAAATATCCAAAAAAACTAGAGGTATCTGTTAACTTTTCTCCCCGTCAATTTAATGATAAGTTATTGGAACAAAAAATATTTAAGATATTAGCTGATAATTATTTTAATCCCCATTATTTAGAAATAGAGTTAACAGAAAGTTTATTGGTTAAAAATCCTTCCTTGGCGGTTAAAAAGTTAAATAAACTTAAGTCTGCAGGATTAAAAATTGCCATTGATGATTTTGGTAAAGGTTATTCTTCTTTAGGATATTTACAACATTTTAATTTTGATACTTTAAAAATTGATCGAGATTTTATTAAAAATATTGATGCTAATTATAAAAATGCCAGTATTGTTCGATGTTTAATCCAAATGGCTCATCAATTAAATTTAAAGGTGGTTGCGGAGGGGGTAGAAACCCCGGGGGAATTAAATTTTTTAGCGAATAATGATTGTGATTTTTTTCAGGGTTATTTATTCAGTCGTCCCATTGCCTTTGACCAATTAATTGATTTAATTAATTTAAGAAATAGTTAG
- a CDS encoding energy-coupling factor ABC transporter ATP-binding protein, translating into MVVLSINDLCFKYNERIIFNNLSFKIYQGEKVGLLGANGSGKTTLFSAICGLLPLGGGDIFLFNKKIEKGKFYPEIGFIFQNPDDQLFCLQVRDDIIFGAENLGLSPQEIEKRLQDVLSVTGVENLLNRFSYELSGGEKCMVAIASVLIMQPKVILYDEPSANLDLKARRRLINFLQSSEQTMIISSHDLELIKEVCDRTLVLNQGKIVADGNPTTIMGDRPLMEENNLEVPPSCIN; encoded by the coding sequence ATGGTAGTTTTATCTATTAATGATTTATGTTTTAAGTATAATGAAAGAATAATTTTTAATAATCTTAGTTTTAAAATTTATCAGGGTGAAAAAGTAGGTTTATTAGGGGCAAATGGTTCGGGAAAAACTACTTTATTTTCTGCTATCTGTGGTTTATTGCCGTTGGGGGGAGGGGATATTTTTTTGTTTAATAAGAAGATAGAAAAAGGAAAATTTTACCCTGAAATTGGTTTCATTTTCCAAAATCCTGATGATCAATTGTTTTGTTTACAGGTTAGGGATGATATTATTTTTGGAGCAGAAAATTTGGGTTTATCTCCTCAAGAAATAGAAAAGCGTTTGCAGGATGTTTTGAGTGTTACGGGGGTTGAAAATTTATTAAATCGTTTTTCCTATGAGTTATCGGGGGGGGAAAAGTGTATGGTGGCGATCGCCTCTGTACTTATTATGCAACCTAAGGTAATATTATATGACGAACCGAGTGCGAATCTGGATTTAAAAGCAAGACGCCGATTAATTAATTTTTTGCAATCTTCCGAGCAAACCATGATCATTTCCTCCCATGACTTAGAATTGATAAAGGAAGTGTGCGATCGCACCTTAGTGTTAAACCAAGGAAAAATAGTAGCCGATGGAAATCCTACCACGATTATGGGCGATCGCCCTTTGATGGAAGAAAATAATTTGGAAGTGCCTCCATCCTGTATCAATTAA
- a CDS encoding tetratricopeptide repeat protein: MNSFALEEFTKRYRQGKSAFECGQYRQSVKYLEDACKLVTLNSRLGGEVQMWLVNAYQAVGDGESAIALCQNLCIHPHTDTKIQAQRLLYILKAPELQRPKEWMTEIPDFNGESRLPVNRRVSNPRKIEPKRQIELVDLSTVNTKDNQFLWVSLIISLGAIVSLFIL; the protein is encoded by the coding sequence GTGAACTCTTTTGCACTAGAAGAATTTACGAAAAGGTATCGTCAGGGTAAGTCTGCTTTTGAGTGTGGACAATATCGCCAAAGTGTTAAATATTTGGAGGATGCTTGTAAGTTAGTAACCCTCAATAGTCGTCTGGGGGGTGAGGTGCAAATGTGGTTGGTTAATGCTTATCAGGCGGTGGGTGATGGTGAAAGTGCGATCGCCCTTTGCCAAAATTTATGTATCCATCCCCATACCGATACCAAAATTCAAGCACAACGGTTATTATACATTCTCAAAGCCCCTGAGTTACAACGCCCCAAAGAATGGATGACAGAAATTCCCGACTTTAATGGGGAATCTCGTTTACCTGTTAATCGCCGTGTCAGTAACCCCCGTAAAATCGAGCCTAAACGACAAATCGAATTGGTGGATTTAAGCACCGTTAACACCAAGGATAATCAATTTTTGTGGGTTAGTTTAATTATATCCCTGGGGGCGATCGTCTCTTTATTTATACTTTGA
- a CDS encoding DUF1499 domain-containing protein translates to MVALTGFLSSLIVFFSLYSPFASIFHFEGAVPQNLGVSRGHLTSCPQTPNCVVSNESADETHYIKPMDYDSDRATAKDTLLKVLSVVPNTVVVEETEDYIRTESRSKIMGFVDDGEFYFPEDKSVIEVRSASRLGESDLGVNRRRLEQIRLAIADYNSRG, encoded by the coding sequence ATGGTTGCATTAACTGGTTTTTTAAGTTCTTTAATTGTATTTTTTTCCTTGTATAGTCCTTTTGCCTCTATTTTTCATTTTGAAGGGGCTGTACCCCAAAATTTAGGGGTTTCCCGGGGGCATCTCACTTCTTGCCCTCAGACTCCTAATTGTGTGGTGAGTAATGAATCGGCGGATGAAACCCATTATATTAAGCCCATGGATTATGATTCGGATAGGGCGACGGCAAAGGATACTCTGTTAAAGGTTTTGTCGGTAGTGCCTAATACTGTTGTTGTGGAGGAGACTGAGGATTATATTCGCACGGAGTCTCGCAGTAAGATTATGGGTTTTGTGGATGATGGGGAGTTTTATTTTCCTGAAGATAAGTCAGTGATTGAGGTGCGCTCGGCTTCCCGTCTTGGGGAGTCTGATTTGGGGGTTAATCGTCGTCGTCTTGAACAAATTCGTCTTGCGATCGCAGATTATAACTCCCGTGGTTAA